In one Bacillus sp. PK3_68 genomic region, the following are encoded:
- a CDS encoding methyl-accepting chemotaxis protein: protein MGMKGRLGGLGIKIANIAAIIIVILTVVSGSMIYHTAQEAAERAISNVSIDTAETIVSHINPETYKQFLQNQKKNKVYWELRQQLNDFRVKTGALYVYTLGVTDTKEIEILIIGESAKTASTIGETTNATTYKSIEPVLKGETASTEIVNDPKYGEFLSAFAPIEDKTGKVIGILGVDINAEKVGSITDKVVLESLPTFLVTTIIFMVIAVIILYVFIMNALKPLNIVKYTAEHVAEGDLRGANKYIAGLPVKRRDEIGQLSQSFHHMVYQLKEIIQKVTFTSEHIAASSEQLYASAEQSTHMNQQIEQAIEEVATGSSKQLNASEEGFQAIEEMSLEVQQIAKSASFVSDISMGALKEAQQGKEAINKVLSQMSSINHSVEGTAKVVERLGEHSKEIVQILDVITNIADQTNLLSLNAAVEAARAGEHGKGFAVVSNEVRKLADQSRQSIDKIAGLIRGIQEDTQEAIMAMETGEEEVRSGLTVVEEADRSFQRILENIEYVVKQIQDVSASSKEVSARSKQVTGLIEEISKVAKSATVNSEHVVFITKDQFVSMNEISSSSESLAHIAQELQKAIHRFKL from the coding sequence ATGGGTATGAAAGGCAGATTAGGTGGATTAGGCATAAAGATAGCTAATATTGCTGCAATTATTATTGTTATCTTAACAGTTGTAAGTGGGAGTATGATATATCATACTGCTCAAGAGGCGGCAGAGCGTGCTATCTCAAATGTTAGTATAGACACAGCCGAAACGATTGTTAGCCATATAAATCCTGAAACTTATAAACAATTCTTACAAAATCAGAAAAAAAATAAAGTATATTGGGAATTGAGACAGCAACTGAATGATTTTAGAGTAAAAACAGGAGCATTATATGTATATACACTTGGTGTAACAGATACAAAAGAGATTGAGATTCTAATAATCGGAGAATCCGCCAAGACTGCATCAACAATAGGTGAGACAACTAATGCCACGACTTACAAGTCTATTGAGCCGGTACTTAAAGGAGAAACGGCAAGCACTGAAATCGTAAATGATCCTAAATATGGCGAGTTTTTATCAGCTTTTGCGCCGATAGAAGATAAAACAGGAAAAGTAATCGGTATTTTAGGTGTTGATATTAATGCGGAGAAAGTAGGCTCAATAACAGATAAAGTAGTATTGGAAAGTTTACCGACCTTTCTGGTGACTACAATTATTTTTATGGTTATCGCTGTGATCATTTTATATGTATTTATTATGAACGCGTTGAAACCACTTAATATCGTGAAATACACGGCAGAGCATGTAGCGGAAGGCGATTTGAGGGGCGCTAATAAATATATCGCAGGCTTGCCGGTGAAACGCAGAGATGAGATTGGCCAATTAAGTCAATCATTTCACCATATGGTCTATCAATTAAAAGAGATCATTCAAAAGGTCACTTTTACATCTGAGCACATTGCCGCTTCTTCGGAGCAGTTGTATGCAAGTGCCGAACAATCAACACATATGAATCAGCAAATTGAGCAAGCAATTGAAGAAGTTGCCACCGGCTCTAGCAAGCAATTAAACGCTTCAGAAGAAGGATTTCAAGCGATAGAAGAAATGTCATTGGAGGTTCAGCAAATTGCAAAATCTGCTTCTTTTGTTTCAGATATATCGATGGGAGCATTGAAAGAGGCACAACAAGGGAAAGAAGCGATAAATAAGGTTCTTTCGCAAATGAGTTCAATTAATCATTCAGTTGAAGGAACTGCCAAAGTTGTTGAACGATTAGGTGAACATTCGAAGGAGATTGTTCAAATATTAGATGTCATTACAAATATTGCAGACCAAACGAATTTGTTATCTCTTAATGCCGCTGTTGAAGCAGCACGTGCTGGAGAACATGGTAAAGGCTTTGCAGTAGTTTCCAATGAAGTCCGAAAGCTAGCCGATCAGTCAAGGCAATCAATAGATAAAATTGCCGGGCTAATTAGGGGCATTCAAGAAGATACACAAGAAGCGATAATGGCAATGGAAACAGGAGAAGAAGAAGTACGTTCAGGTTTGACTGTTGTAGAGGAAGCAGACCGATCCTTCCAGCGTATATTAGAAAATATTGAATATGTCGTAAAACAGATACAGGACGTTTCAGCCTCATCAAAAGAAGTGTCTGCCAGATCTAAACAAGTAACAGGCTTAATAGAAGAGATATCAAAAGTCGCTAAGAGCGCTACAGTAAACTCTGAACATGTAGTATTTATCACAAAGGATCAGTTTGTCTCGATGAATGAAATATCCAGCTCTTCTGAAAGCCTGGCCCATATCGCTCAGGAGTTACAGAAAGCTATTCATCGATTTAAACTGTAA